A region of Clostridium acetobutylicum ATCC 824 DNA encodes the following proteins:
- a CDS encoding class I SAM-dependent methyltransferase: MSELARRLNQCKKPVGDQGKVVVDDMNERHYELTGWGLDKIKIDKAYKMLDIGCGGGRTVNRLSKAAEEGEVYGIDYSSDCVRWASEYNKELIKEGRVHISEASVEKLPFEDNKFDVVTAVETIYFWPNVEENIKEVNRVLKKGGKFIIINEIYDDDKFRERNNEFAKNSNMKIYSPEKLKSLLKNAGYLNVEMEIKEENNWICYVSEK, translated from the coding sequence ATGAGTGAACTAGCTAGAAGATTAAATCAGTGTAAAAAACCTGTTGGAGATCAAGGGAAAGTTGTAGTTGATGATATGAATGAAAGACATTACGAGCTTACAGGTTGGGGACTAGATAAAATTAAAATTGATAAAGCTTATAAAATGTTGGACATCGGATGCGGTGGAGGAAGAACTGTAAATAGATTAAGTAAGGCAGCAGAAGAAGGAGAGGTTTATGGAATAGACTATTCTTCCGATTGTGTTAGATGGGCAAGTGAGTACAATAAAGAGTTAATTAAAGAGGGAAGAGTTCATATTAGTGAAGCAAGTGTTGAAAAATTGCCTTTTGAGGATAATAAGTTTGATGTTGTAACTGCTGTTGAGACTATATATTTTTGGCCAAATGTAGAAGAAAATATAAAAGAAGTCAATAGAGTTTTAAAAAAAGGTGGTAAATTCATTATAATAAACGAAATATATGATGATGATAAATTTAGAGAAAGAAATAATGAATTTGCTAAAAATAGTAATATGAAAATATATTCTCCTGAAAAATTAAAAAGTCTTCTTAAAAATGCAGGATACTTAAACGTTGAAATGGAAATTAAGGAAGAAAATAATTGGATATGCTATGTTAGCGAAAAATAA
- a CDS encoding Ldh family oxidoreductase — protein MGYSKYKYEGLLNLCLEVFQRLGYTKEDSYTIGEVLLLADLFGIESHGVQRLTLYYKGIRNGSIKVKNHMNIVKESPVSVVIDGDGGMGQIISKKAMERAIDKAKKTGIGMAIVKNSNHFGIAGYYSRMAERKGLMGIAMTNTRAIVLPTYGREQMLGTNPISIAMPARPIPFLLDMATSVITRGKVEVYSKNNQKLNYGWAMDDEGRKTDNPDKVLKLANGNTGGLLPLGGDTEIFGGHKGYGISFAVEMFTSILSGGLTSDEIRGNNNTNGVCHAFAAIDYGLFDDKNAIEKRMSAYMQKIRNSKKAYGASRIYTHGEKELEAYEDRMENGIPINENTIVEIKEICDYVDIDINNYLKKY, from the coding sequence GTGGGTTATAGTAAATATAAATATGAAGGTCTATTGAATTTATGCCTAGAGGTTTTTCAAAGGCTTGGCTATACAAAAGAGGACAGCTATACAATAGGGGAAGTGCTGCTTCTAGCGGATTTGTTTGGGATAGAATCTCATGGAGTGCAAAGACTTACATTGTATTATAAGGGAATAAGAAATGGAAGCATAAAGGTTAAAAATCATATGAATATAGTAAAAGAATCACCTGTGTCTGTAGTTATTGATGGAGATGGGGGAATGGGACAAATAATATCAAAGAAAGCTATGGAGAGGGCTATTGATAAGGCAAAAAAGACAGGGATAGGTATGGCTATTGTTAAAAATTCCAATCATTTTGGTATAGCGGGATATTACAGTAGGATGGCTGAGAGAAAAGGGCTTATGGGAATAGCTATGACAAATACTAGAGCCATTGTGTTGCCTACATATGGAAGAGAGCAAATGCTTGGGACTAACCCTATTTCTATTGCAATGCCTGCAAGACCAATACCGTTTTTACTTGACATGGCAACAAGCGTTATCACAAGAGGAAAGGTTGAGGTTTACAGTAAAAATAATCAGAAACTTAATTATGGATGGGCTATGGATGATGAGGGAAGAAAAACAGATAATCCAGATAAAGTTTTGAAATTAGCAAATGGAAATACAGGTGGACTTTTGCCGCTTGGAGGAGATACAGAGATTTTTGGTGGACATAAAGGATACGGAATCTCTTTTGCTGTTGAAATGTTTACGTCTATCCTGTCAGGTGGACTTACCAGCGACGAAATACGTGGTAATAATAATACTAATGGTGTGTGCCATGCTTTTGCTGCTATAGATTATGGTTTATTTGATGATAAAAATGCTATAGAGAAAAGAATGTCAGCCTATATGCAAAAGATTAGAAATTCAAAAAAGGCATATGGTGCTTCAAGGATATACACACACGGAGAAAAAGAACTTGAGGCTTATGAGGATAGAATGGAGAATGGAATACCTATAAATGAGAATACTATAGTTGAAATTAAAGAAATATGTGATTATGTGGATATTGATATCAATAACTACTTGAAAAAATATTAA
- a CDS encoding sensor histidine kinase encodes MKKIFKPFLKLYSFSKKKVVKSIRLELVVTFGICLLAAFILGSWYTGYYNDKHMMAEVDYSSGIQRISSDMEDLKGMLDGKNSSDEINKMIDSGAKDDIKVYLTDTEGKVLFKSSNAKEKKIDIHDLIVKSEKFKREYDKATVINTVNGIIKKTISLESVEQYNEIDGIKIDNKNAYIIVSGIPKQKITYIRPGYSPFLSGIIAVITFVFIFYFLTNRKMEYIESVSNGLVEISKGNLDYRIMLMGEDELKNLADNINSMASELQKRIEKEREAEKTKNDLITNVSHDLRTPLTSVKGYLLLLKDKKYRDSNEFQDFIEIAYNKSEKLENLINDLFEYTKLSNRVIELNKVSICLDELLEQLVEELYVICKENNTEIEKEITEKNIFVKVDGDKMVRVFENLLMNAIRYSKKPGKIKLKVEDQKAYVIVTVENECEHINNQELKKIFNRFYRRDKSRSEATGGSGLGLAIAKSIVELHNGEIWAESREETISLFVKLFK; translated from the coding sequence TTGAAAAAAATATTTAAGCCATTTTTGAAACTGTACAGTTTTTCTAAAAAAAAGGTAGTAAAAAGTATAAGGCTTGAACTGGTGGTTACATTTGGCATATGCCTTTTAGCGGCATTTATACTTGGAAGTTGGTATACAGGATATTATAACGATAAACATATGATGGCGGAAGTTGATTATAGCTCTGGAATACAAAGGATTTCTTCTGATATGGAAGACTTGAAGGGTATGTTAGATGGTAAAAATTCAAGCGATGAGATAAATAAAATGATAGATAGTGGAGCAAAGGATGATATAAAGGTTTATTTAACAGATACAGAAGGAAAGGTTTTATTTAAGTCAAGCAATGCAAAAGAGAAAAAAATAGATATACATGATTTAATAGTGAAGTCTGAAAAATTTAAAAGAGAATATGACAAAGCAACCGTAATTAATACAGTTAATGGTATTATTAAAAAAACAATATCTCTTGAAAGTGTTGAACAGTACAATGAAATTGATGGAATAAAAATTGATAATAAAAATGCTTATATTATAGTTAGTGGAATTCCAAAACAAAAGATTACATACATAAGACCAGGATATAGCCCTTTTTTATCTGGAATTATAGCTGTTATAACTTTTGTTTTTATTTTCTACTTCTTAACTAATAGGAAGATGGAGTATATAGAAAGCGTATCAAACGGGCTTGTGGAGATTTCAAAGGGAAATTTGGATTATAGGATAATGCTAATGGGAGAAGATGAATTAAAGAATTTAGCGGATAATATTAATTCTATGGCAAGTGAGCTTCAAAAAAGAATTGAAAAAGAAAGAGAAGCTGAAAAAACTAAAAATGATCTTATAACAAATGTATCTCATGACTTAAGAACTCCTTTAACCTCAGTAAAAGGATATTTGCTTCTTTTAAAGGATAAAAAATATAGGGATTCTAATGAATTTCAAGATTTTATAGAAATTGCTTACAATAAATCAGAAAAATTAGAAAATCTTATAAATGATTTATTTGAGTATACAAAATTAAGTAATAGAGTTATAGAACTAAATAAAGTAAGCATATGCCTAGATGAGCTTTTGGAGCAATTAGTAGAGGAGCTATATGTAATATGCAAAGAAAATAATACAGAGATTGAAAAGGAAATAACTGAAAAGAATATTTTTGTAAAAGTAGATGGAGATAAGATGGTCAGGGTGTTTGAAAACTTACTTATGAATGCTATAAGATATAGTAAAAAACCTGGGAAGATAAAATTAAAGGTTGAAGATCAAAAAGCTTATGTTATAGTGACTGTGGAAAATGAATGTGAACATATAAATAATCAAGAGCTTAAAAAAATCTTTAATAGATTCTATAGGAGGGATAAATCACGATCTGAAGCCACAGGGGGAAGTGGTTTGGGTCTTGCAATAGCAAAGAGCATAGTTGAGTTACATAACGGTGAAATATGGGCTGAAAGCAGAGAGGAAACAATAAGTTTATTTGTTAAATTATTCAAGTGA
- a CDS encoding response regulator transcription factor produces MESRTVLVVDDEKEIRDLIGIYLNNEGFNVIKAENGVEALEILKDTEVQLVLLDIMMPKMDGITTCMKIREDKNTPIIMLSAKGEDMDKILGLTTGADDYISKPFNPLELIARVKSQIRRYTKLNSTYESNSANIEVGEITINTDTHEVKIGDRTVSLTKREFDILVLLSRNKGVVFSTEKIYESVWHEEFYDCHNTVMVHIRKIREKIEKNPRKPEYIKTVWGVGYKIEKNI; encoded by the coding sequence ATGGAAAGTAGAACTGTTTTAGTTGTTGATGATGAAAAGGAGATAAGAGATCTTATAGGTATATATTTAAATAATGAGGGTTTTAATGTTATAAAGGCAGAAAATGGAGTGGAGGCATTGGAGATATTAAAGGACACAGAAGTTCAATTAGTTTTACTAGATATTATGATGCCTAAAATGGATGGAATTACAACCTGTATGAAAATAAGAGAAGATAAAAATACACCAATTATAATGCTTTCAGCAAAGGGGGAGGATATGGATAAGATATTAGGATTAACAACGGGAGCAGACGATTATATATCAAAGCCTTTTAATCCTCTTGAGCTTATAGCTAGAGTAAAATCACAAATTAGAAGATATACTAAGTTGAATAGTACCTATGAAAGTAATAGTGCAAACATTGAAGTAGGTGAAATTACTATAAATACAGACACACATGAAGTGAAAATTGGGGATAGGACAGTAAGTCTAACTAAAAGAGAATTTGATATATTAGTATTGCTCTCGAGAAATAAGGGAGTAGTCTTTAGCACAGAGAAGATATATGAGAGTGTTTGGCATGAAGAATTTTATGATTGTCATAACACAGTGATGGTCCATATAAGAAAAATAAGAGAAAAAATTGAGAAAAATCCTAGGAAGCCTGAGTATATAAAAACCGTTTGGGGAGTTGGTTATAAAATTGAAAAAAATATTTAA